Part of the Halodesulfurarchaeum formicicum genome is shown below.
GTCGAAAGACAACGGTTAAACCGCACGGGACAGGTAGAGACACGTATCGATCATGAGTGAGACCGACCGGGCCCGCCGATGTGTCTCCTGTGGGATCAACATCTCCGGGACCAACGCGGCGGCCTTCAAGTGTCCGGAGTGTGGTCACCAGATCTATCGGTGTGCCACCTGTCGCAAGCAGAGCAACCTCTATGAGTGTCCCGAGTGCGGTTTCCGGGGGCCATAACATGGGGAAAGTCGCCGCCGTCATCAAGGTGATGCCCCAGAGTCCGGAACTGGACCTGGACGTACTCACGGAGCGACTGGAGAGTTCGCTGCCGGAAGGCGCGAAGATCAACGACGTGGACCAGGAGGAGGTCGCCTTCGGCCTCGTCGCGCTCTACCCCACGGTCATCGTCCCCGACGACGCTGGCGGGACCGAGGCCGTCGAGGAGGCCTTCCGGACCGTCGAAGGCGTCGAGTCGGTCGCCGTCGAGGAAGTCGGCCGGATCTAGGCAGCAAGCTTTTCTCCCCGGCCCTCCACTGTGTGGGTGCATGCCACACGAGGCCTACGTCCAGTTGGTCTGTCCGGAGTGCCAGAAGGCCTGGGAAGCGACGCCGAGTGAACTCCCGGCTCCGGAAGCGAACTTTAGCTGTCCGAACTGTCATGCGACCCGCCGGACGGCCGAGTTCATGCGGACAGAACGCGATCTACAGAACCTCAAGAAACTCGCGTAGCCGATTTTAGACCGAGGAGCGGGCGCCACAGGCGTCACACTCCAGCAGTTCCGCTCCCTGCTCGTGGGTCAGATGCGTGTCGGGAAGCCCACACTCCGGGCAGATGACGTACTGATCGACATACTCGTCGATCACGGCCTGTACGCGTGATTCGTTGAACTCCCCGGTCAGCCGTGCGCGGCCCCGTTCATCGATCTGTGCGGCCGTGCCGAGTTCGTCTTGCAGGAACTTGAGGACGTGTTCGTCCTCCCGATCGAGCCGGTCCAGCAGGGCCTGGAAGTTCTCGAAGACCGTGACGTTTCCCTCCGTTCGGAGCTTCGGATCCGGAACCTCGAAGCGACTCTCCTTTGCCGCGATGTCGGGTTTTGCCTCGAGGGCTCGTTCGAGTTGCTCGTCGTAGTCCATATCGTTGCAAGCGGGCGGGCCCCCTAAAAGCCTTTCAGGCCGCCTGTCCCGGGAATCCAGGGGTACAAGGCTTGGTAACTCTCCTCAGAGTAATACTATAACCCTGTACTCGTTACGATAGGGTGCACATGAAAAAACAGGAGCTCATCCACCTGCATGGACTCCTCGCCGAGGTCGGGAATTACTACGAGCGAGTATCCACACGAGAACTGGAACTTTCCGAATACGAATCCAAGGGCGTCCGACCGACTTCGATCCACAAATCGAAAACTGATCACAAATCGGCTGTTTTTGCACTCGCGAAGGGCATCACCGGCACTATGGACGAGGCCGAGAGTGCAGAAGAGACCGTGACGGCCAAGGCCGACTAACTGTTCTCACCGACCCGCGACCCGCGAAGCAAGCGCCAGTCAGCGACGGGTCTACGAGGAGGAAAATCGCCGGGT
Proteins encoded:
- a CDS encoding UPF0058 family protein, which codes for MKKQELIHLHGLLAEVGNYYERVSTRELELSEYESKGVRPTSIHKSKTDHKSAVFALAKGITGTMDEAESAEETVTAKAD
- a CDS encoding translation initiation factor IF-2 subunit beta produces the protein MDYDEQLERALEAKPDIAAKESRFEVPDPKLRTEGNVTVFENFQALLDRLDREDEHVLKFLQDELGTAAQIDERGRARLTGEFNESRVQAVIDEYVDQYVICPECGLPDTHLTHEQGAELLECDACGARSSV
- a CDS encoding HVO_2753 family zinc finger protein, producing MSETDRARRCVSCGINISGTNAAAFKCPECGHQIYRCATCRKQSNLYECPECGFRGP
- a CDS encoding DUF7836 family putative zinc-binding protein, translating into MPHEAYVQLVCPECQKAWEATPSELPAPEANFSCPNCHATRRTAEFMRTERDLQNLKKLA
- a CDS encoding elongation factor 1-beta — its product is MGKVAAVIKVMPQSPELDLDVLTERLESSLPEGAKINDVDQEEVAFGLVALYPTVIVPDDAGGTEAVEEAFRTVEGVESVAVEEVGRI